A stretch of the Chlorobiota bacterium genome encodes the following:
- a CDS encoding OmpA family protein has product MNLNKFLLTLILTLILCGNLYAQEPETSDQQQWSKWWYGFYLGANYNMFSGKVLDLQNGLPLVALPDGFIKGSGFGPLAGGILEYNSGGLLGGNLQLGYSGKSITFNDFETTSVTSDSVFQQRLTTSHSFITIEPNLRLNLGNRFLHLTAGPSFMINMGKGFDYQQIKLGNKPPVSTKADLPNSRGLVIGGQASIGYDFMISKPSSISQILLTPYLQFQTGQSLTNQIQGSDEMFGINALRLGFQVKFGSRPAEGKGEEPTVFNTDFNVKAPNVITDSRILKETFPIRNYVFFDPTSTDIPTRYKLLPKTDAINFKESDLIKSGVSSGGSDAVQIRSRQQMEIYYNLLNVFGDRLRTNTSANVTLTGYAAGNMKNAQIMADNVKKYLVNNFDIAEYRITSRNIGAPLNYSNANTEDAELIKAESYRVEITTNPIDILKPAMLNSVQEEMLDNDVIVTIPENEDVAFWSIDVNEEGKPPSTQGPYKGTNTARINAKELLGNRDEAKYILKINITRRDGSVVSSQEPQSIRLTKGDVNEKDTQGLRYSILFEFDESKTVQTYTDFLAQSVVPNISNGSTVIIHGHTDNIGNPDYNAKLSQKRVEETQKILTKELSKSGKTVKYDTFGFGEDDNRTPFANSSPEGRFYNRTVVIEIIPGN; this is encoded by the coding sequence ATGAATTTAAATAAATTTTTACTGACATTAATTCTCACTTTAATATTATGTGGGAATTTGTATGCTCAGGAACCTGAAACTAGCGATCAACAACAATGGTCAAAATGGTGGTATGGATTTTACTTAGGAGCAAATTATAACATGTTTAGTGGGAAAGTTTTGGATCTTCAAAATGGATTGCCATTGGTTGCATTACCAGATGGCTTTATTAAAGGAAGTGGCTTTGGTCCTTTAGCTGGTGGGATATTAGAATATAATTCTGGTGGATTACTTGGTGGCAATTTGCAACTTGGATATAGTGGTAAATCAATTACATTTAATGATTTTGAAACCACATCTGTTACATCAGATTCTGTTTTTCAACAAAGATTAACAACTTCACATTCTTTCATTACAATTGAACCAAATTTGAGGTTAAATCTTGGAAACAGGTTCTTACATTTAACGGCTGGTCCTAGTTTTATGATAAATATGGGTAAAGGTTTTGATTATCAACAAATTAAACTTGGTAATAAACCACCTGTTTCAACAAAAGCTGATTTACCAAATTCAAGAGGGCTCGTTATAGGTGGGCAAGCTTCAATAGGATATGATTTTATGATTAGCAAGCCATCTTCAATTAGTCAGATTTTGTTAACTCCATACTTACAATTTCAAACAGGGCAAAGTTTAACAAACCAGATTCAAGGTTCAGATGAAATGTTTGGTATTAATGCATTAAGGCTTGGTTTTCAGGTTAAATTTGGATCAAGACCAGCAGAGGGAAAAGGTGAAGAACCAACAGTTTTTAACACTGATTTTAATGTAAAAGCTCCAAATGTAATAACTGATTCAAGAATTTTAAAAGAGACTTTCCCAATTAGGAATTATGTATTCTTTGATCCAACATCAACAGATATACCAACTAGATATAAATTATTACCTAAAACAGATGCCATTAATTTTAAAGAAAGTGATTTAATTAAATCTGGTGTTTCATCAGGAGGAAGTGATGCAGTTCAAATTAGATCACGTCAACAAATGGAAATATATTATAATTTGTTGAATGTATTTGGGGACAGATTGCGCACTAATACTTCAGCAAATGTAACTTTAACTGGATATGCTGCAGGAAACATGAAGAACGCTCAAATTATGGCTGATAATGTTAAAAAATACTTAGTGAATAATTTTGATATAGCTGAATATAGAATAACTTCAAGAAATATTGGAGCTCCTTTAAATTATAGTAATGCTAATACCGAAGATGCGGAACTTATTAAAGCAGAAAGTTATCGAGTTGAAATTACAACAAATCCAATAGATATTTTAAAGCCTGCTATGTTAAATTCTGTACAAGAAGAAATGCTTGATAATGATGTAATTGTTACAATTCCTGAAAATGAGGATGTCGCTTTTTGGAGTATAGATGTAAATGAAGAAGGTAAACCACCCTCAACACAAGGACCTTACAAAGGAACAAATACTGCAAGAATAAATGCTAAAGAATTATTAGGAAATAGAGATGAAGCTAAATATATTTTAAAAATTAATATAACAAGGAGAGATGGTTCAGTGGTTTCTTCTCAAGAGCCACAATCAATTAGGTTAACTAAGGGTGATGTAAATGAGAAAGATACACAAGGATTGAGATATTCTATTTTATTTGAATTTGACGAATCTAAAACAGTTCAAACATACACTGATTTCCTAGCTCAGTCAGTTGTACCAAATATTTCTAATGGTTCAACAGTAATTATTCATGGACACACAGATAACATTGGGAATCCTGATTACAATGCAAAACTTTCACAAAAAAGAGTTGAGGAGACTCAGAAAATTCTTACAAAAGAGTTGAGTAAATCAGGTAAAACAGTGAAATATGATACATTTGGTTTTGGAGAAGATGATAATAGAACACCATTCGCAAATAGTTCACCAGAAGGACGCTTTTATAATAGAACAGTAGTAATAGAGATCATTCCAGGAAATTAA